A genome region from Prionailurus viverrinus isolate Anna chromosome A3, UM_Priviv_1.0, whole genome shotgun sequence includes the following:
- the DNAJC5G gene encoding dnaJ homolog subfamily C member 5G isoform X3: protein MAHLDEAAHRLSKSGTTLYAVLELKKGASPEDIKKTYRNLALKYHPDKNPGDAQATEIFKEINTAHSILSDPKKRKIYDRHGSLGIYIYDHFGEEGVTYYFTLNSCWFKTLVLLCALLTCCCCCCCCCFCCGTLRPPSEDVARRYQQNVQNQPPRSGEDHRQGLRC, encoded by the exons ATGGCTCATTTGGATGAAGCGGCCCACCGGCTGTCCAAAAGTGGCACAACCCTCTATGCGGTGCTGGAGCTTAAGAAGGGCGCCTCACCCGAAGACATCAAAAAGACCTACAG GAACCTGGCCTTGAAGTATCATCCAGATAAGAATCCAGGGGATGCTCAAGCAACAGAAATATTCAAAGAGATCAACACAGCCCACTCCATACTGAGTGACCCCAAGAAGCGGAAAATCTACGACCGGCATGGCTCgttgggaatatatatatatgatcactTTGGCGAAGAAGGCGTCACTTACTATTTTACACTGAATAGTTGTTGGTTCAAG ACACTTGTCCTCCTGTGTGCTCTGCTCAcctgttgctgttgctgctgctgttgctgcttttGCTGTGGAACACTTAGGCCACCATCTGAGGACGTTGCTAGAAGATATCAGCAGAATGTCCAGAATCAGCCTCCCAGGTCAGGTGAGGACCATAGACAGGGCCTGAG GTGCTGA
- the DNAJC5G gene encoding dnaJ homolog subfamily C member 5G isoform X1, whose amino-acid sequence MAHLDEAAHRLSKSGTTLYAVLELKKGASPEDIKKTYRNLALKYHPDKNPGDAQATEIFKEINTAHSILSDPKKRKIYDRHGSLGIYIYDHFGEEGVTYYFTLNSCWFKTLVLLCALLTCCCCCCCCCFCCGTLRPPSEDVARRYQQNVQNQPPRSGADPVRVPSATQSTGHTEERSK is encoded by the exons ATGGCTCATTTGGATGAAGCGGCCCACCGGCTGTCCAAAAGTGGCACAACCCTCTATGCGGTGCTGGAGCTTAAGAAGGGCGCCTCACCCGAAGACATCAAAAAGACCTACAG GAACCTGGCCTTGAAGTATCATCCAGATAAGAATCCAGGGGATGCTCAAGCAACAGAAATATTCAAAGAGATCAACACAGCCCACTCCATACTGAGTGACCCCAAGAAGCGGAAAATCTACGACCGGCATGGCTCgttgggaatatatatatatgatcactTTGGCGAAGAAGGCGTCACTTACTATTTTACACTGAATAGTTGTTGGTTCAAG ACACTTGTCCTCCTGTGTGCTCTGCTCAcctgttgctgttgctgctgctgttgctgcttttGCTGTGGAACACTTAGGCCACCATCTGAGGACGTTGCTAGAAGATATCAGCAGAATGTCCAGAATCAGCCTCCCAGGTCAG GTGCTGACCCAGTGAGGGTGCCTTCTGCCACCCAATCCACTGGACACACCGAAGAGAGGAGCAAGTAG
- the DNAJC5G gene encoding dnaJ homolog subfamily C member 5G isoform X2, translating into MAHLDEAAHRLSKSGTTLYAVLELKKGASPEDIKKTYRNLALKYHPDKNPGDAQATEIFKEINTAHSILSDPKKRKIYDRHGSLGIYIYDHFGEEGVTYYFTLNSCWFKTLVLLCALLTCCCCCCCCCFCCGTLRPPSEDVARRYQQNVQNQPPRSGNKRNFRREDDDNEFNG; encoded by the exons ATGGCTCATTTGGATGAAGCGGCCCACCGGCTGTCCAAAAGTGGCACAACCCTCTATGCGGTGCTGGAGCTTAAGAAGGGCGCCTCACCCGAAGACATCAAAAAGACCTACAG GAACCTGGCCTTGAAGTATCATCCAGATAAGAATCCAGGGGATGCTCAAGCAACAGAAATATTCAAAGAGATCAACACAGCCCACTCCATACTGAGTGACCCCAAGAAGCGGAAAATCTACGACCGGCATGGCTCgttgggaatatatatatatgatcactTTGGCGAAGAAGGCGTCACTTACTATTTTACACTGAATAGTTGTTGGTTCAAG ACACTTGTCCTCCTGTGTGCTCTGCTCAcctgttgctgttgctgctgctgttgctgcttttGCTGTGGAACACTTAGGCCACCATCTGAGGACGTTGCTAGAAGATATCAGCAGAATGTCCAGAATCAGCCTCCCAGGTCAG gaaacaaaagaaattttagaagagaGGACGATGATAATGAATTTAATGGCTAA